A genomic segment from Melospiza georgiana isolate bMelGeo1 chromosome 17, bMelGeo1.pri, whole genome shotgun sequence encodes:
- the TTLL9 gene encoding probable tubulin polyglutamylase TTLL9: MKSLAPPGSLLAPSAAGPGRWLCRGRGHRGRRSPRLLPRPFPGCSGAAAHRLLPGREQTKEEKLPPCAVAWEHGAALAAACRRCPRPHKAALLGEEQNLCPASSRKLSQNSCLAKDLKSFQKQLEREAGKPEARKRAFILKTLKMPSEYYLFVEELCKNPGITWVMKLVSVCSPKESER, from the exons ATGAAGAGCTTGGCTCCCCCGGGGTCGCTGCTCGCTCccagcgcggccgggccgggccggtggCTGTGCCGGGGCAGAGGGCACCGCGGCCGCCGTTCTCCGCGGCTGCTGCCGAGGCCCTTCCCCGGCTGCTCCGGCGCTGCCGCGCACCGGCTGCTGCCTGGCCGGGAGCAGACAAAGGAGGAGAAACTCCCCCCCTGCGCCGTGGCGTGGGAGCACGGGGCCGCGCTGGCTGCTGCCTGTCGCCGCTGCCCGCGGCCGCACAAGGCTGCACTGTTGGGAGAAGAACAAAACCTTTGTCCTGCTTCATCAAGGAAG CTGAGTCAGAACAGCTGCTTAGCAAAGGATCTGAAGAGCTTTCAGAAGCAGTTAGAAAGGGAAGCAGGAAAGCCTGAGGCAAGAAAACGAGCCTTTATTCTGAAGACCCTCAAAATGCCTTCAGAGTACTATTTGTTTGTGGAAGAACTTTGCAAGAACCCTGGCATCACTTGGGTTATGAAACTGGTAAGTGTGTGCTCTCCCAAGGAAAGCGAGAGATGA